From the Salminus brasiliensis chromosome 15, fSalBra1.hap2, whole genome shotgun sequence genome, the window TCCCTTTCTGCTTCcagtgtctttttttgtctggaacaaacacatgtaaatatataatcaAGGCATAGATCAAGAGGAATTAGGCTTGAGGACAACAGAAATCAGTAATGTCAAAACTGTAGCTTTCATGAATGCATGTGACCGTatgtaagaagaagaagacccGTCTAGAAGAAGACCCGTCATCAATAGCAAAGAAGAAACTATTTTGGATGGGGAGAATAATGAAGAGGACATACTATATTCTATACTGTGGTACATTTAAAAATTTTCATTTCCAAAGTTCTTAACTCAAACCTATTGAAAATATGGACTGTGCCAGGAAACCAACAAATTTAATTGAAGTCTTAAAATTCTGCCAAGAACAGTAATCAAATCTGCCAGAAGCaggtatgtatatttttaatatacatGTAGAATTTTGAATGTAGAATTTTCTATTAAATTTTGAAAATAAACAATTTGATATATGTACGTTGTGCAGAAAAGGAAAAATTTAAAGAAATACTTTAGCGCAAAATTTTAGCATGACATTTATATCCATGATGAGCATATGGAAACGTCCGATCACAGGGCCACAGTCTGGTCTCAATGTCTGTCAATGTTACAATATTCATTCAGTTTAATCACCAAAGGAAATCATTAGATCAGAATTAGTTTAGATTTGCTGGCAAAGTATCTTGACAAACACAAGGAATCCTATTCTGGCCTATCAAGTGAGACACAATATATGATTTGCTTATATAAAAAACTGTCAATGACCCTACTATATACTCAGCAGCTGCAAATTCTTGTTCTTTCAAAATGTCCATTTTCTGCTCTGTTGAGGACAAAACTTCACCCAGATGCACTTGCCTAAGAAGAAAACAAGTGTAAAAACTGgattataaaaacacacacacaaaaagagaaaatataaaggtatattttgtgtgtgaaCATGTCACAGGTCATACCATTGAAGATAACTGACTCTCTCCTTCTGGGCATTTAATCGAACTTCATTTTCAAATGAAGCTTCTCTCATCTGTCTTGTTTGGTGAGCAGTCTTAGCATGAGACATGACTTTAATGaatgaaacacaaaaagaaagaaaaactgtGTTTGTCATTAGAATTTCATCATCAGGACCCATATGTATTAAACAACTCATTAATAATTTGGCCCTAAATGTTAATGCTTAGATATTTTCTTAAATTCCATTTTATGTCTTTTCAAACATTATGaaatatttcataataataataaaaaaaaacaaagagaacatttgtttttattgactTAATTTCATCTCATATACATGAGGCATGTGGGTTCTAAACGGGCTACTGAACATTCCCTTCTATTGCAACATATTAATTTGTTACACACCCTTTCTAAGGTCCATGTAGCTCATTTTATCTTGGGGTTGAATGAGCATTTTGGCAAGTCCAGCAGGGGTGGACACATCAACAGCAGAGCTCTGAGGATGACAGTCcaatttaatcttttttttatgcTGTTGAAATGATAGCATTAGCAATTCTATTAGCAATAATTAGTAAGGGATTtaggaaattattattattgtgacaGTTAAATATTTTCTAAGTCTAAACCGATGAAAACTAGGAAACCACTGGAACCAAAATTTAAAAGTACTATATGTACAAACACAATGTAGTAAAATGCACATTCAACCATTAAGAAGATACaagaatatatatttattttaatcaaaCAACTGAGGTTAACTGATTAATCATGACAGGTCTAATATATACTGATCTAAAATTAAATTACTTTGTAAGTATAAAATGTAAGTATTATTGACACTGCATACCTTTTCTATGGCTGGAAGCCCTGTAAGCTTAAGCTTGTGAGCAGCTGGCAGGGGCACGGGCACTTCTGTTTTTTGGTCTTGGGAAAGCATTTCATATCTCTCTTCATTGTTCCCTGGTTGCCTGTGAAGAGATGTGAAGAGATCACCATGTTACTGTATGCTTGTGTAATATATGTGCTGTGAAAATAACAtatattttcaaaaataattttattttatgtttaagtTCACATGTAAAATTCACATACTGCACAAATCCCTAGCAAGGAGATAGTTAGGAATACATAAACCAATCTGACAGTACCCTAGAGTCAGTTGAGGGGAGCAGGATGCAGTCAGTGTGCAGATGAATGGCTTGGAGTTAAATTGAGAGATGATCAGCTGCAGGGTAATTTCAGCAGTGCCATACTGGTTTGGTGTGAACATGACTGTACAGTTTGTTTTTCCATTAGCTGGGATGACTCCTAGTAACACAAACATAACAAACTGAAGAATTTTATTAGACATGAgcataatttatttaaatatgtatacTTTACTGACAGGCAAAAATGCTTAAGGATGTTGTGTTTAGTAATGACCTctaaacacaccaaaaaaaaaatatgacaaCTTAATTCTGAAATTCAGGTTCCCACATATCTTTTATATTCAatagtcatttacattcaacgtagtgttcagttgcatttaatacatattcagttcCAACCATCTAAGTAAAGCGAAAAACATTGAAACAGTCAAAACCATGTTTTGTACTCGTAACTTTGATGTGTCCAGGGCTGTTTttatacagtcaggtccataagtatttggacagttacACAATTTTTGTAATTTGCTTCTGTATACCACCACAGTGGGAGTTAtaggagaaaggagagaaataTTGCATTAAGGagaaaaatattgcattaactgCATTAATTCCATTGTCACAGGCTCAAAGGTTCTTGGAATGTTCCCTGATAAGCAGTTACATTGCCATAAGTGGTCTGTTGCCTCtttatttcatgacaaattaaaAACAAGTTAAAAGGCCTGGATTCCATGTGTTAAATATGCATTTTGTAGTTGTTGATGGGAAGTATGAGACGGCTTCATTTAAAAATCCATTCTGGTGTTGTACAGAGGAAAAGTTACAGAAATAGTGTCACTGTCCCAATTCTTATGAACCTGACTTTATAACTCGAGGAATAGGCAGTGTTAGGTTAGTGCCAGTGTAATGTTTTGAATCTAGCCCAAAAagcttatttttttcttatctaACCACAGAaccattttatacatttagctAGGTCCCTTGTATGCTTTCTGACAAGTgctttgatgtgtttttttcagtAACAATTTTTTTCTATCCTACAGCCGAGTAGTGCATGGGTGGTAATAACCATCTTCAATTTCCAATTTCACAGTTGATCCACATCTTTGATTTACTTAGAATGCTATTCAGTCTTTATTTTCACAGTCTGACCAATGCAACTTGAACTAAGGGGTCTTTAATGATTCACAAGTAGACACCAATTATAAGCCAATACAAATAAcacatataaaaacaaatattcttTCAACTGCATAAATTTGGAACTTCCATGGCATCTGGGTTGAATGCTTAGAAGTTCCCTTTAAATGAATATAGTATAAATCATACATACATCATACATCAAAGTGTCAAAGTGCCACAAGTGGCCTCCCCTCACCCTAAAGTTTGCACTGAATGGCTAGTTACAAGCATAAGTAGTCTAGTTCTTTATATTGCAGTTTCTTTTGAACTTGAACTTTTATAGTACAAGGGTATTTACCTGATAATGGTTGGATGGTAAAAGCCTCATGAAGCTGCAAGCAGTGAACCTGGAACTCAAAGTCTATTGGACAGCTGCAGCTCAAAGGAATCACATGGGTGATGCTTTGAAACAAAAATATAGTAGTTTACAAAGTTCCATACATTTACTGCTGCATACTGTTTATTATCACGTATGAATGTTGTTGTAAGGTTTGACTTTTCAATTCTGTCATGCCAAAACTCCTGcaaaatgaatatttttttttggtatgcaaTTGTCAAACAATTATATCTAATTATTATAAACATGCTCAGATTAAGCACTTTATAAACATTTCTACCTGTAAGGCTTTCACTACAAAAGCTTtgtttaatatgtttaaaaacataTCTGCTTCAAGTAAGCGATTCATAAAATGTCCAGAATGACATCAGTATGtacataaaacacattttgagtCCAATATGTATGAAGAGCTAACAGATGCTGGCACTGGCCAACTTCTTCATGGGGGTCATGGAGGGAGAAAAGGGTCCAATTGATGGCtctggcatcaccagggatagAGCCAGCAGTTTATCTGATGGGACCACCACTTGACTGTGCCACTCAGCAGCCCCAAAGAAGTGATTTTACATATGTAGCTTGGAAAATGGCCATGCGACTAGTGTAGcactgcagcagttacattaaacaacaaaatatCAGCTATTTACAGAGAACTCAGGTACCTGTGACCCAGTGGCACAGCAGGCAGACGGATGTGAGATGGAATATGCAGATCATCAATCACAGGATAAGCATGGACAGGAACCAGCAAGTTCTCCTCTCCCTGGAAAGAAGTGTAGCACATTAAAGCACAACACAAGAAAGCCTGAACCAAATAACATACATCCTCTCTCTATTCACTTATcttgtttaatgtttttaaaatcaaTTGTTTTTAGTACACAGCCTTTTACTAAGTTTAGACAGTCATGGGCAAATTATGTTTTGTTAATTTTCTTCGTAAAATTAAATACATCCTCTACGGAGAACGAAATTCTGCATTACTACTGTTTATTGGGAAAATATAGGCATAAAATGGGGCATGTAAAAAGTATATGACACTTTCAGCAAACAAATAGAAGTTGTGCTCTAATGTATTTAAGTTTGTTTCCTGAATCCTGTTCACACTATTTAAAACGtaaaacattataaaaacaTTGGCCACAGCCATCTGGAGCCAGGAGTCACATGTGCTTAATTTCCCTACATTGTAcacaatcagccaagacattttTAGTATCtaattttgcttctttagttttaaacTTTAAATTCATAAAATGCACCTCTACATCTACCTTGAtgtagagaagaaaaagaaaatatctCAGTGAAAACAGTGCTCATTTGCTCATTCATAAGCAGGGATAATGGCCATATGggtgccatatatatatatatatatatatatatatatacacacacatcattttTTCTCGTAATAAAGCAAAATTAACTGTTCCTCTCTATAAACCTTAAGTTTTTTGTCACTTAACTGCACTACTACATCTTCAGTGGCCCACCTGGCAATGAACCCGGATGCTGTCAAAATAGTACCGCCACTCATTGGGACTGAAGTGTACAATAATGGTGTAGGAGAGGCCTGGAACTAGTCGACTCTGcatgaaaacaaaacacacaagcatTTTAAGAAATATTTTACAGCTACATTATAAGATTATTATCTGTCTCTTCTTGATAATCTTCTGGTTGGGCGAAATAGCAATACTTTTTTTCTGAGAAGCTGTAGTGAGCGAAAAAGCACCAGTGGTAGCATATTAAAAATACTGTCAATAACTGTAACTAAACAATCTGTAAATGTCATTATGTTTAGCAGctggtttgtgtttgtataattaCCTTTTTAGTATACTCAGTTCGAAAGTACTTTGTTTGGGTGGGGAGAATGTGAATGTTGAGCACCTCCGAAGAAATATTAATGAGcttctaaatatatataaaaaaaaaatatttacaaattactTTATTTGTTACAGGTGATATACTCTATTATATAATGTATACCAGTGGAATATTTATTGAAGTTTTTACGTAATTAAAGCTCTTGACAATTAACTGGTGTTTCACTTGAAAACAccagttaaagatgaaagaTGAACATTTTGATTGTTGCATATTGGATGAGCTACACAAGCTACTCAAACCTATAATCCAAGGTATAAAACAAAAAGCTGTTAATATATCATAAAATATCATGAGCAGTATATGTGCTTTTCATAATAAGTAATTAGGAAAAATTTACTTACCACAACCTTTTTGTAGTCCTTTCCCACTTTAAACCCATGGAAATGAAGATCTGGTGGATCTGCTTCAACTACATTATTGCTCTTAAACTTGACATAAAcccctgaaaaaagaaaaactgtagaTTTAAAATAAGGCACATGTGCCGTCTAAGGTACAGAAGTATGTGTGTTAAAGTCGAACCCATATTGGGTTCACAAGATTAGACAAAGTCAGTTAAAAGACCTGTAGTGTACTGATAAAAATATTTGTGATTACACTGAGATAAACTGGAACGGTTTTCACTATTCAGTTTCATTACCAGGTACAGCATTAACAAAACTTTTAAGCAACATTTATTCTAGCATTTCTTGTGTGCATGTAACATTTTCAACGTATGCAGCTAATGACAAGCTACCATGTTGTGGTGCAGAAAAACACAAGACATATTAGCTGCACAATATTTCCTTTGGGCTTTCTTACCATGTGGATCCACCTAGCTAGCTACCATGTGAGCTACACATTAGGCAAAATCATTGAAAGCTAACAGAAAAGGAATCGTTAGCGCTACACCAGTGAGTTTTGTTTACAGTAGCTCTCATTACAACATTCATTATTGTCCTACTAGTTTCAAGAAGATGATGAGAAACGTTGCCagtcctcctcttctcctccactAGCTGACTAAGAGGaagaattttcttttttttcacttcatttttCGCAAATGTTTTGGGGGCTTGGAGCACGGCTTCCATTCTGTCATCAAATATTTAGATCAGCTTGCTATAGGCTGAAAGTTATTAATTTATGTTTACATAAACTAGCTAGCGAACAACATATCTCCAGAACCCTGGGCTGTGTCAACATTCAATCACCATAGCGACAGCAGCAAGGTGAAAGCGGCGATTGTGATGCTGAGCAGCggattttcaaaataaaagccagtaGCCAATTAGCACTAGAGTACAAATTCGAGACACAATCAACTAAAGACATTTGGAAGAACAAAATACATTTCGACGAACACGTTTTTTAGCGTATATGTTTGTACAtatatttgtacatatattcGAGTGAATATTCGCGTTTCGCCCCTTCTTGCGCTCGCTTTGTtgaatttgaatgtttttgtaAAATGAATGTAATAAATTGCTACATATGATATATAAACGTAAAATCACTTGTAgtctacagagacacatctgataaaCATACTGCGACGTTTAGTTTGGTAAAATGTATCGGTTGAATTTAAATGCCGTTTGTTTATAAATATATGCTACTGTGTCGATGTGACTTGCAGATATAAAATCACTTGTAGTCTACAAAGAcacttttaattaaatataccACAATCTTTAGTATGGTGAAATATGCCTCGGGGGTAAATTGCTAATGTGACACATTTGTATGACACAGATGTAATGTTTCCAGGCAAATGTACTCTCACCACGTCATGCATATTTTAGGTTCTCAACTCGGTTGTCATGGAGGAGTTTTCTTGACCTCCAGGGAGTTTATCACTGAGGATACCTGCAAAACTTAGATCAGAAGGGTTATGCTATGTAAATCTTATAACAGAAGTGTGCCGATAAACTAATCCAATCTAATTAGGGCTAAAGACCTGTGTACTTCTTTCTTTTGGAAAATTTACTAAATTTATTCTACAGCAGAGTTTGTTAATGCTTCTATAAGGAGGATTTGACTATTCTCTAATTAACAAACCTTTTGTATTAAATTGTATTAGATTTGTGGCACAATTGTTCGCTTAgcttgtgaggtggggcctccatggattgaaCTTGTTTGTCCAGCAGATCCCACAGATGTTCAATCAGATTGTACAGGCCAGTTTTAGCTCTAATCCAACAAATCCGAACCAGTTAATGGTGGCCTTCACCAGCTAAACGTTGCAGTCAAGACTACTCCAAGGAGGTAAATCACCAAGATAAGGGTTGACGTCAGGGCTGTGCAAAATTCATAATCGAATTCAATTCAATGaatgaatttgaatttgaattgaatccacCATACAGGGTGTAGCTATGTCCTAAATGTTTAGACAACCATTTTGAGGAATTGGATGAAGTAAGGTTTTCTGGGAAATAAAGTGCTGTCTTGTAATTTTTCACAATTAGAAAGATATTccaattttaattatttatgtttAATGTTCATTTGGAGTAAACAAATCTGGCCTATTTACTACAACAAAGCATTGTGTACATAAAGTTAATACAGTAGTATTTGTATGAAACAATGTTGTaacaatatgtaatatatactgtacattttaattGTTAAATGCACCTTAATTATGTATCTTGAATTTCATTGAATATCATTGAATTCCAATTCTACATCTTGCAATTCAATTGCAATTCTGCTTCCTGTTTGCATTCTCGATTCAATTCGGAATTTTGTTTAACCCTGTTTGACACCCCTTCTTTAAAATATAACAAACGTCATCTTTAAACTTACTGTTAAATGCGTTCCATACTCACTTGCAACTTCATCAAACAATTTTAGCTCAGTCAACACATTTTGGGAAATTGTCTTTTGAACAATGTTTGCACTATGGACATCCCGATCCGTTCCAGAAATTtgtaatggatcgggtatcggctttTAACGTTCCGATCCACCTAGGTTTGCTGTAACAGGGTGTCATCTGGCGTCTTCTAAGCGCCAATAATTGACACGATCCTTACCTGCTGCAGGCAAACTTCTCATTTTTTGCATACTATCCCAGACACAGTTAATCTGGGAGCGAGAGAACCACGCTCCTTACTTTGGTTGTAAACCAGCCTTGAGCGGGGCATTCAGAGCTGCAAAAAAACTGGGAAatgaatggtcaggtaggtcagtcagactggaagACATTAAACACTAgagtttaaaaagttgctccaaacaaagtagatcagattagaatttagtctgattacagAAACTGCTAaacaataagtaaaaaaaaaaaaaaaaaagacaaacagggTGCTTGTCTAATTATGTCAAAAGTATGAAAGTCAGAAAGGATGTTTCTTTTAGGGAAGTAAACTAAAAGAATGGGCAGACACTCCTTATTAGTGGGTTTGTCCATTTCATCCACACTCATTGTTAACATATGTGTACAATAGCCATAGACATAGATTGGTAGCAGAATGAGCCATCCCACAGATGTTTAATTGAATTGAGGTCTGGAGAATTTGAAGACCAAATAAACACCGTAAACTCTGCCTAAAGCATTACACTACCGCAGACGGCTTGCCTTCTTCCTATTGTGCATCCTGTCACCATGTCTTCCCCAAGAAAGGGACGTACAGAACCTAGCTGTCCACttaatgtaaaagaaaaaatgattcatcagaccagatgCTTCTGGTGGTGTACATGGGCCAGCATGGGCACCCTGACCAGACTTCGGCTATGCAGCCCCATACGCAATGTACTGTTTTCTGACACATATCTGTCAGAACCAGCATTaactttttttgctttttgagcTTCAATATCTCTTCCTGAATCAGACAAGACGGGTCAGCATGAGCCTTGATCTGGTCACTGCAACCTAGGATCATCACATACAAGTagcagttttggagatgctctgagccagtcatctagccataaCAATTTGACCCTTATCAAGATCAACAAGATCAACATTTTTAATACTTCCAACACATGTTCACTTGATGTCTAATTCATCCCACCCACTGCCAGGTGCCAACAAGATAATCCAATATTAACTACACCCATCAGTGGTCATTATAgaatggctgattggtgtatagaTATATTCAACTTTGTCACTGCAACAGAGAATTCTTCACTGAACATAGCTTTGCATACATGTCTTTATTGAAGTCATAACAAAATTCAAATCTCATTCATTAATAGAAACAATAGAGAAAGGTGTTAAAGATTTGCTTTTAGACAGCTATTTTGCTTTTACTTCATTAGCAGTCTCTCCGCCTCTTCCAGTGCTTTCTCCATCTCCACAGCATCCACACAAAATGATTGCCTCTTTAAACTAAGTTTTTCTCTGGCTTCTTTAAGACTTCTCATTGTGTTTTGCACATCCTGGAACCAAATATAACAATTAGTAcagtattacatttaaaaaatgcttCTGGTGATCTACAAATCTGATCCACTTAATTGTGGCCTTCACCATCTGAATACTGCAGTCAAGATTACTCCAAGgtggtagaccaccaaaacaaGGGTGGTCACCCCTACTTTACAATATAACAAATGTTACTTTAAACTTACTGTTAAATGTGTTCCATGCTCACTTGCAACTTCATCGAACAAGTTCAGCTCAGTCAACAGATTTTGGGAAATTGTCTGTTGAACATAAAAAAAGTACATGTTTGCACTTCTCACATTTAACAGTTTCTTTCAAAGACTCATTTATAACACATTTTGTCAAAATTGCCAAGTATTGTAGCTTTGTTAGTTACTTTAAAGCAGTTATACAGGCTATAAAAACACTTACTGCTTGTCTAACTACGTTATAGTGgtataaaagacaaaaaggatGTTTCTCTTAGTGAAGTAAACTAAAAGAATGGACAAAAGAATGCAGAAACTCCTGTCTATTTCATCCACACTCACTGCTTTAGGCAAGGATTACACAAATCATAAAGATAAAGGGGGGCTATGTTGCTTGAAGATGACTAACAGAAGTTAAACCTGTAGAAACTGAACCCAACTGCAGCTCTAACAGAGTGTCATTAGTAGTAACTGTATTAGTATTTCTATTTataactgtacatttaacaatttaaaaatGCTTTCTTtgtacagtattgcaaaatattataataaaagatAAGTCAGTGCTAACCTGATAATTTATCTTAGGATAattgcaataaaaaaaagggttgattgtTACCATGAATTCCTTTCTTTGACCTTCCATCTGCTCTGCTGTTGCCCCAATTTTCCCCCCTGAAACTGAGCACAGTTTTGAGTTTTAATAAAAGTAAAGTATACTAAAAGCAAGATCATTTTGCTCAAATATAAGCAATAAACTACACAGAAGCATCCCCCCAAATTAAGAAAGGCAAAGAAATTTAGATGAATCCAGTTTGCTTTCTTGGTAGATTATATTTCTACTACCAGCCAAGATACACTTTCCCGTTCTTTGTTTACTATTGTTTGTTCCATTTAGATTATTACTCAATTtgaatttatttaaacattaataggAGCAAATAGCATCTTTTGTGAGTTGAGTGATGATACATAAACACATACGCTTGCCCAAATGGAATAGAATACAGTTGCAATATAAACTATTCAACATTCATTGGAAATTAGCTTTACTGGCCAATTtaacaaactttcagctgtttgcaagaAACCAAACAAGAAAAAATTAATTAGCTAAACACAACTAAAATTAATACCACAATGTCAGaattatatactttatataagaAAACAACATAAAGTTGGAACATATTTGCCCATATAGTGCATGTCTATGTGTCTTCAAAGTACTAATGTTATTTTGAAGAACTTCAGTGACCAAAGTTACAATCTGCATTATGGTGAGCTCTGCTATGCTTTTTAGTGCTGGAAGCTGCAAAACTGAAAGGCAGCCTTGTTTAACTGTGTTCGCCTTATATAGTTTAAATTGCAAAAACTATTGTACTATTGACGGTGTAGCACATGGGCggcagtgtttcagggtgctcctgtgtctgtgttacctttcTGGccctctccttttaattaggctgttatagtcagacctgttATAGTGgtcagccacactctgatactgctcaacattctctgctctctataaatccattcagaactctgtctctttaccttcttagAGTTAATGGTCGCCCACtcatccagcccgacctgctgggaGACTGATCGCTGGTGTCCTCTTTACTTTTATCACACCagtgccacctaccagtccaaccaccaggctcccccaacacccatgccagaccagctgcaacaccctcctaccactgctacctgcctaatgaccatgttgtctgtcactattaatattactactattaactatcattactttcattactcttaccatcactgctatgactatattacattatactacaccatgatcaTTATATTttgattaatattataatattatgattaactgtattgattattgattaatgATTAAGTTTAATGTATGATtaatgttgcacacctgagcagtacaacagtttaggtggtttggtgacttttatcaataatttatacatagttctgaccagaggatgATGGGTCCCCCTagtcttggttcttcccaaGGTTTTTCCtctagctctgagggagtttttccttgacatggtcacctttggcttgctcactggggattttcatgtcttcttatgttgatttcttgtctttttactaattattgATGTAATAAAGCTGATGTGTAAAGATgatttgtgacaacaacagtgttaaaagcactatacaaataaatttgatttgacatGACACTCAAAATGATCAAAATGGTAACAAGGAAAAGAAATCACCTGGATCAAGTTTTTCTGCAATCAGAAGTCCATGACAGTCCCGTAGCTTTTTCTTAATTTCAGTGTTTTCTTCCTGGACATCACTGCATTGCTGTTCTAATACAGCCACATATTCCTAAACAAAAAGCTCAATAAGGTTTATtacacaaaaaaattaaaatgatagataaataaatgatatgtGATAAATGATATGTGAAATAGTGCTGAACACTTGAACCCAAAACAAGATTAGGATTTCTGTatgtattaaaaatgtgtttgctTTTTTTGGCCATTTGCCGTTTCTGTTGCAATACTAAAATACTACAATTAAGTGTCCTTGACTGGGCTTCCAAAACCCTCTTAGCTCAAAAATCATTTTTGTTTCCAGAGTTAAAATACTAAGCAATTTAAAGAGTTGAATGAGCTTCACACTGAACACTTTCTTTACTAGTTAGACAAACACAAATATGTTTTTGGGCCCTTTTAAACTGTAGTGGTTGAAAATACAACAAACATAAGCTTAGTGTAGGATGCAGAATGCAAATGTCAGTTTTTACTTCAGTGTAAT encodes:
- the cfap221 gene encoding cilia- and flagella-associated protein 221, whose protein sequence is MEAVLQAPKTFAKNEVKKKKILPLSQLVEEKRRTGNVSHHLLETRVYVKFKSNNVVEADPPDLHFHGFKVGKDYKKVVKLINISSEVLNIHILPTQTKYFRTEYTKKSRLVPGLSYTIIVHFSPNEWRYYFDSIRVHCQGEENLLVPVHAYPVIDDLHIPSHIRLPAVPLGHSITHVIPLSCSCPIDFEFQVHCLQLHEAFTIQPLSGVIPANGKTNCTVMFTPNQYGTAEITLQLIISQFNSKPFICTLTASCSPQLTLGQPGNNEERYEMLSQDQKTEVPVPLPAAHKLKLTGLPAIEKSSAVDVSTPAGLAKMLIQPQDKMSYMDLRKVMSHAKTAHQTRQMREASFENEVRLNAQKERVSYLQWQVHLGEVLSSTEQKMDILKEQEFAAAEYITKKDTGSRKGDFDSVLPKLSLHRAHRNAGQTPDCIPAFYIYGSSQLEVRQRVLRLFQQAAYKVILQCRMNIRLLLLQELASSMKKQMEGQKGTRVDENPQLLNMLSENHLSFMLPIYTPTDQQDEFAVNRLRHVHVRTFRADLTTSIPFFNLKVPQHYRAMGYQEVSVYDARASFVHFKLSRPLCIGAQDELLPTVMFCAVKLHEEKEVQEEFGSELNNPFSFNTPENLKHPLTAHPLRIFNPAPSVYAFKPTPYYLESDLELYLCPLPIHTKGSIPGIYTSGSQKKVLDIKDIIKGIMIPFMAQTFFSTTSSTTSNWVSCMSDPFSSSLLPLEAPPALNDLPLNIREEILSGVIESGGVSLTPEMVQTEFAVSQNSKEEV
- the knstrn gene encoding small kinetochore-associated protein isoform X1; amino-acid sequence: MMKRVDRAQIKDTAIPTQPNIMLRKARTTLNDKNDTDNRKNMPKSLKGPSTKYGHHNDLKEQNRLLMATNEDLHRQISEIKEYVAVLEQQCSDVQEENTEIKKKLRDCHGLLIAEKLDPVSGGKIGATAEQMEGQRKEFMTISQNLLTELNLFDEVASEHGTHLTDVQNTMRSLKEAREKLSLKRQSFCVDAVEMEKALEEAERLLMK
- the knstrn gene encoding small kinetochore-associated protein isoform X2; translation: MMKRVDRAQIKDTAIPTQPNIMLRKARTTLNDKNDTDNRPSTKYGHHNDLKEQNRLLMATNEDLHRQISEIKEYVAVLEQQCSDVQEENTEIKKKLRDCHGLLIAEKLDPVSGGKIGATAEQMEGQRKEFMTISQNLLTELNLFDEVASEHGTHLTDVQNTMRSLKEAREKLSLKRQSFCVDAVEMEKALEEAERLLMK